The following coding sequences lie in one Peribacillus frigoritolerans genomic window:
- a CDS encoding phospholipase D-like domain-containing protein — protein MTVKTAIKGFLLVLLLYVLYVVVTAVVLFPKAEKEENRPIKQVSEYMGEREATVDRVLLFEDGYESGLARMRMIQEAQHSVDIAYYAFGKGKTTELFLGALIDAADRGVKVRVLLDGISHGLRGQLSSARYALAGHENIELRYYETFKPFKPGTWHNRLHDKIITVDGKLGIIGGRNIADKYLASMPPKNFVYDRDVLIFNAKEEKDSVIVQMKDYLNELWNHPYTSDVFSDLSKRQTEKGKRERDALAKQYRKALRTETDFVNPVVDWSKATTPTKKVSFIHNPIERFNKHPIVWRSLLDIAANANQSVFIQSPYIVPADALKEYVPKQMDTKADWTILTNSAASTPNMIAFSGYLALRDSIVETGARLYEYSKPYSLHGKSVVYDRRLSAVGSYNLDSRSAFLNTESMVLIDSEAFAAQLIGAIESKISKSTLVADNKKYIEPPEDQKREESFFKATFLNALSKITVYWNRFI, from the coding sequence ATGACTGTAAAAACGGCAATTAAAGGATTTCTGCTCGTTCTTCTATTATATGTCCTTTATGTAGTGGTGACGGCTGTTGTTCTTTTCCCTAAAGCAGAAAAAGAAGAAAACAGGCCGATTAAACAGGTAAGTGAATATATGGGAGAAAGGGAAGCCACCGTGGATCGTGTTCTGCTTTTCGAGGACGGTTATGAGTCGGGACTCGCCAGAATGCGAATGATCCAGGAAGCCCAGCATTCAGTCGATATCGCCTACTATGCTTTTGGAAAAGGCAAAACAACCGAGCTTTTTCTTGGAGCCTTGATCGATGCGGCTGACCGAGGTGTCAAAGTTCGAGTCCTTCTGGATGGGATATCTCATGGACTCAGAGGTCAATTAAGCAGTGCCCGTTATGCATTGGCTGGGCATGAAAACATTGAATTAAGATATTACGAAACCTTTAAGCCATTTAAGCCGGGGACCTGGCATAATCGCCTTCATGATAAAATCATCACTGTAGATGGAAAGTTAGGCATAATCGGCGGGAGGAATATTGCCGATAAGTACTTAGCAAGCATGCCGCCGAAGAATTTTGTCTATGATAGGGATGTTCTCATTTTCAATGCTAAAGAGGAGAAAGATAGTGTAATCGTTCAAATGAAGGACTATTTGAATGAATTATGGAATCATCCGTATACGAGTGATGTTTTTTCGGACCTCTCGAAAAGGCAAACGGAAAAAGGTAAACGTGAAAGAGATGCATTAGCGAAACAATACAGAAAAGCTTTACGCACTGAAACCGATTTCGTGAACCCAGTCGTCGATTGGAGCAAGGCTACAACACCTACTAAAAAAGTGTCCTTCATTCATAATCCAATCGAACGTTTCAACAAACACCCTATTGTGTGGAGATCTCTATTGGATATAGCTGCGAACGCCAATCAATCGGTATTTATCCAAAGTCCCTATATTGTTCCTGCGGATGCCTTGAAGGAATATGTACCGAAGCAAATGGATACAAAGGCTGATTGGACGATACTTACCAACTCGGCGGCATCAACCCCGAATATGATCGCTTTTTCTGGTTACTTGGCGCTTAGGGATAGTATCGTTGAGACGGGGGCAAGGCTTTATGAGTATTCAAAGCCCTATTCTCTGCATGGTAAATCGGTTGTCTATGATCGACGATTAAGTGCAGTGGGTTCCTATAATTTGGATTCACGATCTGCCTTTTTGAATACGGAATCGATGGTGCTCATTGATAGTGAAGCATTTGCGGCACAGTTGATAGGGGCCATCGAATCGAAAATCTCAAAAAGTACACTCGTTGCCGACAATAAAAAATATATAGAACCGCCAGAAGATCAGAAAAGGGAAGAGTCTTTTTTTAAAGCCACCTTTTTAAATGCCCTCTCGAAAATCACGGTATATTGGAATAGGTTCATTTGA